CGGCCAGACGCGCTTCGGCGGTAGCCCCGTACACGACGAGCAGGGCGAAGTCTTCGTACATGTCGATCTTCGGGCGCTGGCCGAAGTGCTCCGCGTCCTCCACGGCAAGGGGGTGGAAGTGGAACGTGTCGCTGAGCAGAGCGACGACCTCGTCGTCGACCCCCTCGATATCAGCCCAGAAGTGGGTGCCGGACTCCATGAGTCGATTGATGTTGGCGACATCGAGGTGCTCGGCTTTGCCGTCGACGGTGATCAGGTGGCCTTCCATGGCCGCCATTGTGCCGCCGGGCGCCTCCGGGGAGGTGGTCCCTCCGGGTCACGCGCGCGCGGGTAGCCCCAGCTCCCTCGCGATCAGCATCCGCTGAACCTCCGACGTCCCTTCGCCGATCTCGAGGATCTTGGCGTCGCGGTAGAACCGGCCGACGGGAGTCTCGTTCATGAACCCGTATCCACCGAAGATCTGGGTGGCCTCCCTGGCGTTGACCATCGCGGCATCCGACGCGACGAGCTTGGCGATGGCAGCTTCCTTCTTGAACGGCTTCCCTGCTTCGAGGCGTGCAGCGGCGTCGCGGTACGCGAGCCTCGCCACGTGGGTGCGGGCTTCCATGTCGGCGATCTTGAACTGGAGAACCTGGTACTCGGAGATCTTGTGGCCGAACGCCTCGCGTTCATCGACGTAGCGCAGGCATTCGTCCACGCAGCCCTGCGCGAGTCCCACCGACAGGGCGGCGATGGCAATGCGCCCCTCATCGAGTGTCCGCAGGAACTGCGCGTACCCGCGCCCGCGCTCGCCGAGGAGGTTCGATTCCGGAACCCGGCAGTCCGTGAAGGAGAGCTCCCGGGTGTCGGACGCGAGCCACCCCACCTTCGAGTACTTCTTCGAGACCGAGAACCCCGGCGTGCCCGACGGGACGATGATCGCTGAGATCTCCGGCCGCCCGCGCCCATCCTTGCCGGTCACTGCAGTGACCGTCACGAGGGCCGTGATGTCGGTGCCGGAGTTCGTGATGAACGACTTCGTCCCGTTGATCACCCATTGGCCGCCGTCGAGCGTGGCGGTCGTGCGGGTGGCGCCGGCATCGGTCCCTCCGCCGGGCTCCGTGAGCCCGAACGCGCCGAGCGCACGGCCGGAGCAGAGGGCGGGGAGCCACCGCTGGCGCTGTTCCTCTGTGCCGAACCGGAATATCGGCATGGCACCCAGCCCGACGCCTGCCTCCAGGGTGATGGCGACCGACGAGTCGACCCTTGCGAGCTCCTCCAGCGAAAGGCAGAAAGTGGTGTAATCGCCCCCCATCCCGCCGTACTCCTCCGGGAACGGCAACCCGAACAGGCCCATCTCGCCCATCTTCCCGACGATCGTGTAGGGGAACTCTTCGCGCTCGTAGATCTCAGCGATGACGGGCGAGATCTCGGTCCGCGCGAACCGTTCGACGGTCGCGCGAAACGCCTCTTGTTCAGGTGAGAGATCCATCACGGCTCTTCTAGCGCGTCTTCAAGGGCGGGTGCGCCGCCGGCGAGGGCCTGCACGACGCGCGACGGGCTCGGCCTGCCGAGCTTCTGGGCCATCCACGAGCTGGTCGCGACGAGCGATTCGAGGTCGACACCGGTGTCGATGCCGAGCCCGTGGAGCATCCAGACCAGGTCCTCCGTAGCGAGGTTCCCAGTGGCGCTGTCCGCGTATGGGCAACCTCCCAAACCACCCGCCGAAGCGTCGACGGTGGCCACCCCTGCTTCGAGAGCGGCGAGCGTGTTGGCGAGCGCCTGGCCGTAGGTGTCGTGGAAGTGCACGGCGAGCTGTCCGGTTGCGATGCCAGCCGACCCGAGACCGTCCAGCAAGTCGTGGACCTGCCCCGGCGTCGCCACCCCGATGGTGTCACCGACGCTCAACTCGTCGCATCCCATCTCCATCAACCGTTTGCAGACACCGACGACCTGACCAGGCTCGACGGGCCCTTCCCAGGGGTCGCCGAAGCACATCGACACGTAGCAGCGAACCCACATCCCGTTCGACTTCGCCGAAGCCACAACGGGTTCGAACATGCGAAGCGACTCGTCGACGCTGCGATTGAGGTTTCGCCGGGCGAAGCTCTCGGTTGCGCTGCCGAACACGGCGATGTGGCTCACCCCGGCGGCGACCGCCCGGTCGAGCCCCGCCTGGTTGGGGACCAGGACCGGCAACCGCAGGCCGGGGCGGACGGGAAGGAGCGGGTACAGCTCGCCGGCGTCCGCGAGCTGAGGCACCCAGCGCGGAGATACGAAGCTGGTGGCCTCGATGGTCGACAGGCCGCTCGACGCCAACCGCTCTATGAACTCCAGCTTCGTGGCGAGGGAGACCGGCGACGCTTCGTTCTGGAGGCCGTCGCGCGGGCCCACCTCGTAGACGCCCACCCGACCGGGCAGGCCGGCGATCGGGTGGGGGTCCGGAGCCCTCATCGATCGTCGCCCGTAGCGAGCTCGGCCAGTGGCTGACCCAGCGCGACGGCTTGCTGCTCGACGACGAGGACCTTCGACACCATCCCGTCCGATGGTGCCGCTACGACGTGTTCCATCTTCATCGCCTCGACGGTGACGATCGGTTCGCCTCGCCGTACGGCCGCGCCCTGCTTGACGTGGACGGCGAGGACGGTGCCGGGCATAGGGCTGGTAACCGCACCACCGGCAGTTGCACGGTGGCGGCTCTCGCCGACGGCGTCATGCAATCGGGTGAGCTCCCAGGACTCGCCTGCCCTGCAGATCCACATCGTGTCCCCTTCGGCGGCGAAGAGATATTGCTCTGCTACGCCGTCGAACTCGATCGACGCTGACGAATCTCCTTCGAGAAAGACTCTCGCCGTGACGGGACCTGAACCCTGCCACGACACGTGGGCACCGGAGAAGGGGTCGCCCGCGACTGACACCTCGATTTCCCGGTCCTCGATTTCCCGGTCGTCGACCGACCACCGGCTGGCTCGCGCGACGGGACCACCGACCCTCCATCCGTCCGGCAAGCTCCAGGGATCGCCGCTCTTCGAAGCCGCGCGCTGGATGGCCTCGGCCACTACCGCCGCTGCGCCTGCAGCCCGGCCGTGGTCGTCGTGGCTCATGAGGCCTGGGGTGACCCTGTCGACCAAGCCGGTGTCGAGGTTGCCGGACACGACATCGCCGTCGGCGAGAAGGCGGTGGAGGAAAGAGACGTTCGTGCGGACCCCGGCGACGGCTGTGGCGCCGAGGGCCCAGCGGAGCCGGGCGAGGGCCTGGTCACGGTCCTCGCCCCAAGCGATCACCTTCGCCAGCATCGGGTCGTAGCTGACGCCGACCTTCGTCCCGACCGAGAGTGCCGAGTCGACCCGCACCCCTTCTCCCTCCGGCTCCCGGAGCAACCGGATGGTTCCGGTCGACGGCAGGAATCCGTTGGCGGGGTCTTCGGCGTACACCCTCGCTTCGACGGCATGACCGCTCGCCGGAGGTGGGTCACTCCAAGGAAGTCGATCGCCCGACGCCAGCCGGACCTGCCACTCGACGAGGTCGATCCCGCGGACCATCTCGGTCACCGGGTGCTCCACCTGCAGCCGTGTGTTCATCTCCATGAAGAAGAACTCGCCCGGCGTGTCCGCCGAGACGATGAACTCCACCGTGCCGGCGCCGCTGTAGCCGCACGCTTTGGCCACGGCGACGGCTGCGCTCTCCATGGCCGAACGCGTCGCCGCATCGAGAAGAGGAGAGGGCGTCTCCTCGACGATCTTCTGGTGCCGTCTCTGCAGGCTGCACTCGCGCTCACCGAGGGCGAGAACGGCGCCGTGGTTGTCGGCGATCACCTGGATCTCGATGTGACGGGGCCGCGCGACGAATCTCTCCACCAGGAGCGCGCCGTCCCCGAAGGCTGCGACGGCCTCCCTTCTCGCAGCCGCGATCGCTGCCGGCAGTGCCTCCACAGAGTCGACGCGGCGCATGCCTTTGCCCCCGCCTCCCGCCGAGGGCTTGAACAGGACGGGCAGGCCGATCCCGAGCGCCGCCTCGGCGAGCTGGGTGTCGTCGAGCTCTCGGTCCGAGACCCCTGGCACGACCGGCACCCCCGCAGCGGATGCGATGTTCTTGGCGTTGATCTTGTCGCCCATCGCGCGGATCGTCTCCGCGGAGGGCCCGATGAACACGACGCCGGCCTTCGTGCACGCTTCGGCGAGGGCGGGGTTCTCGGAGAGGAAACCGTACCCGGGGTGCAGGGCATCGGCCCCCGAAGCGACAGCCGCGCCGACCACCGCCCCCACGTCGAGATAGCCAGCCGGTCCGCCGATGCGAAAAGCGGCGTCCGCCATGCCGCGGTGCAGGGAATCTTCATCCGCATCGGTGAAGACCGCGACAGAACGTATGCCCATCGATCTCAGGGTGCGGGCCACCCTGACGGAGATCTCACCTCGGTTGGCGACGAGGACGGAGCGGATCGGCACCGTCACATCCTGAACACGCCGTAGCCGACCGGCTCGATCGGAGCGTCTCCCGCCGCCGCGATGGCGAGTCCCAGTACACGTCGGGTGTCTACAGGGTCGATGATCCCGTCGTCCCACAACCTGGCTGTCGCGTAATACGGGTTGCCCTGCTGCTCGTACTGCTCCCGGATCGGCGCTTTGAAGTCCTCGGTCTGCTCGTCGGTCCAGGAGTCGTCGCGGTTTGCGACGGTCGCCAGGACCGACGCTGCCTGCTCCCCGCCCATCACCGATATCCGGGCGTTCGGCCACGTCCACAAGAAGCGCGGCGAGTATGCCCGCCCGCACATCGAATAATTGCCGGCGCCGAAGCTGCCGCCGACGATCACCGTGAACTTGGGCACCCGCGCACAGGCGACAGCGGTGACCATCTTCGCCCCGTGCTTCGCGATGCCTCCCTCTTCGTATTCACGACCGACCATGAAGCCGGTGATGTTCTGCAGGAACACGAGTGGTATCCGCCTCTGGTCGCACAGCTGTATGAAATGCGCGCCCTTCAGCGCCGACTCGCTGAACAGGACACCGTTGTTGGCGACGATCCCGACCGGGTGGCCCCAGATGCGCGCGAACCCGGTGACCAGCGTGGGGCCGTACTCCGGCTTGAACTCCATGAACCTGCTGCCGTCGACGATCCGTCCGATCACCTCGTGAACGTCATACGGGGTGCGGGTGTCGGAGCTCACGACGCCGTAGAGCTCGCCGGGATCGAGCCGCGGCTCTTCGACGGGGCCCGTGCTCCACGCCGGGACCGGAGGCGGCGGGAGCGTCGCCACTATCGCCCGCACCATGGCGAGTGCCTCGCGGTCGTCGGCGGCGAGGTGATCCGTGACCCCCGAACGCCTGGCATGCAACTCGCCACCCCCGAGCTCCTCCGCGGTCACCACCTCGCCGGTCGCGGCCTTCACCAGGGGAGGGCCCCCGAGGAAAATGGTGCCCTGGTTGGCGACGATGACGTTCTCGTCGCTCATCGCCGGCACGTATGCACCCCCCGCGGTGCAGGACCCGAGCACGGCGGAAACCTGCGCGATCCCCGCTGCCGACAGGTTCGCCTGGTTGTAGAAGATCCTGCCGAAGTGGTCCCGGTCGGGGAACACCTCGTCCTGGGCGGGCAGGAAAGCGCCGCCGGAATCGACCAGGTAGATGCACGGCAGGCGGTTCTGCCGGGCAACCTCCTGCGCTCTCAGGTGCTTCTTCACGGTCATGGGGTAGTACGTGCCGCCCTTGACCGTCGCGTCGTTGGCCACGATCACGCAGCGGCGCCCGGACACGACCCCCACCCCGGTTATCAAGCCGGCCGCCGGGCAGCCGTCGTCGTACATGCCGCCCGCCGCGAGGGGCGACAGTTCCAGGAAGGGTGTCCCAGGGTCGAGCAAGACCTCCACCCGGTCCCGGGGTAGCAGCTTGCCGCGCGCCGTGTGGCGCTCCCGGGCGGCGTTCGGGCCGCCCAGCGATGCGGAATGGAGGCGCCGGCGCAGTTCGCCGGCCAGCGCCGCGTGGTGTTCGTGGTTGTGCTGGAACGACCGCGATCTCGTGTCTACCGCGCTGCTCAGCATCGGGGACTCCCGCTGTGGCGCGGCGGCATGAGTGGCCATGCCAGGGATGATAGGAGGAGGGCAGGGGTCGGCTGGGGTGGCGGGCGGCTCCGTCCAGGTAGTTTCGTGGTGACAGGAAGCCCAGATCGGGGGACAGTTGTACGCACGCCGCCACGCCCAGGAGAACCCGGACCAACCCGCCATCGTGATGGCAGGAACCGGGGCGGTGACCACGTTCGGGGAATACGAGGAGCGATGCAACCAGGTCACGCACCTCCTGCGGTCGGCCGGCCTCAACCGCGGTGACCACGTCTCGGTCCTGATGGAGAACTGCCCGCAGATACTCGAGATACAGGGGGCGGCTGAGCGGATCGGGCTCTACTACACCCTCGTCAACTCGCACCTGTCACCCGACGAAGTCGCGTACATAGTCACCGATTCCTGCTCGAGGGTGTTCTTCAGCTCCGTGGCCAAGAGCGAAATTGCCGAGGCGGCCGCCGAGCAGTGCCCGAAAGTCGAGCGGCTTTTCATGGCGGGCGCAGACATCGCCCGGGGCAGGTGGGAGCCCTACGAGGACGCGATCGCGGCCTTTCCCGTGGACCCGGTCCCGGACGAAGCGATGGGCTCGGCGATGCTCTACTCGTCGGGCACCACCGGGCACCCGAAGGGGATCATCAGGCCATTGCCCGAGGGAACGCCCGAAGAGCAACCCGACCAGACCTCTTACTTCCGGTTCGTGTGGGGCCTCAGGGACAACATGGTGTACCTGAATCCCGCACCGCTGTATCACTCGGCACCCCAGCGCAGCGTGTCTCTCGCACTTTCGATGGGGTCGACGTCGGTGGTGATGGAGCGCTTCGACCCGGAGGACTGGCTTCGCCTGGTAGAGCGGTACCGGGTAACCCATTGCCAGATGGTCCCCACCATGTTCACGAGGCTGCTCCGGCTGCCTGAAGACGTCCGCCTCCGCTACGACACCTCGTCGCTGGAACGCATCATCCACGCAGCTGCGCCGTGCCCGGTGCCGATCAAGAAGGCGATGATCGAATGGCTGGGGCCGATCCTCAACGAGTACTACGCGGCCACCGAGGGCAACGGCATGACGTTCTGCGAGTCGAGGGAGTGGCTGGAGCACCCGGGCACCGTCGGGCGCTGCCTGTTGGGAGAGATGCACATCCTCGACGAGGAGGGCAACGAATGCCCCACTGGTGTGGACGGCACCGTCTGGTTCAAGGGGGCGACCAACTTCGAATACTTCAACGATCCCGCAAAGACGGCCGAGAACCGCTCGGCGGACGGGCAGATGAGCACGGTCGGGGACGTCGGCCATGTCGACGAAGAGGGCTACCTGTACCTGACCGACCGCAAGACCTACATGATCATCTCGGGAGGGGTCAACATCTACCCGCAGGAGACGGAGAACCTCCTGTCCACCCACCCCAAGGTCCTCGACGTCGCCGTGATCGGAGTACCCAACGACGACCTCGGGGAGGAGGTCAAAGCGGTCGTTCAACTGGTGGACCCCGCCGAGGCAGGTCCCGAGACGGAAGCCGAGCTGATCCGCTTCTGCCGGGAGCACGTGGCCCACTTCAAGTGCCCACGTTCGGTCGATTTCGTCGACGAGCTTCCGCGGCTGCCCACCGGCAAGCTCTACAAGCGCCTGCTCAGGGACAAGTACTGGGAGGGTCATCGGTCCTCGATCGTGTGACTCCCATACGCTGGGGGGCATGGCCAGCGCATTGACGGGGGTCAGGGCGTTTCTGACCGGGCGTGACCCGAGGGCTACGACCCGCCACCGCGACGTACAGGGCGGTGGATCGAGGGCAGCCGTCCTCGGCGCCGGCGACGGGCTGCTGACCAACGTCTCGCTGGTGCTGGGCGTCGCCGGAGCGTCAGCGGGCGCGTCGACGGTGCGGCTGGCCGGGGTCGCCGGACTCCTGGCCGGGGCATTCTCCATGGCCGCGGGGGAGCTCATCTCGGTCCGGGCACAGCAGGAGCTGACCCAGCGGGAACTCGAGGTGGAGCGCCAGGAGCTCAGGGACGAGCCGGAGGCGGAGCGCCGGGAGCTGGCGGGCATGTTCCGGGCGCGAGGGCTCTCGGCGGAAGAGGCCGACGTGGTCTCGCGGATCCTCTCGACCAACCACGCCGTGGCTCTCGACACCCACGCCCGCATGGAACTGGGCATCGATCCGAACGCCTCGGGGGCGGCGGAGCGCGCGGCGGTCCTGTCGTTTCTGTCCTTCTCGCTGGGGGCGATCCTCCCACTGCTGCCGTGGTTCTTCACGCGTGGAGCAGCGGCCGTCGTGGGGTCGATCGTCATCGGAGCGCTTGCCGCGCTCACGCTGGGAGCACTCATCGGCGCGTTGGCCGGGAGGAGCATTCCGCGGACGGCACTCCGCCAGATCGTCGTCGCGGCGATCGCAGCCGGGGTGACGTACGGGGTCGGCCACCTCTTGGGAGTGTCCGCGACGTGACGGACGTTCGCAGCGCGCCGGCGGGCATGTTGAGACGCGGCGAGCTGCGCCTCGGCGAGTTGCTGGCCGAAGGCGGAGAAGGCCGGGTGTTCGCGCTGCCACTCCAACCCCACCTCGTCTTCAAGG
This window of the Acidimicrobiales bacterium genome carries:
- a CDS encoding acyl-CoA dehydrogenase family protein is translated as MDLSPEQEAFRATVERFARTEISPVIAEIYEREEFPYTIVGKMGEMGLFGLPFPEEYGGMGGDYTTFCLSLEELARVDSSVAITLEAGVGLGAMPIFRFGTEEQRQRWLPALCSGRALGAFGLTEPGGGTDAGATRTTATLDGGQWVINGTKSFITNSGTDITALVTVTAVTGKDGRGRPEISAIIVPSGTPGFSVSKKYSKVGWLASDTRELSFTDCRVPESNLLGERGRGYAQFLRTLDEGRIAIAALSVGLAQGCVDECLRYVDEREAFGHKISEYQVLQFKIADMEARTHVARLAYRDAAARLEAGKPFKKEAAIAKLVASDAAMVNAREATQIFGGYGFMNETPVGRFYRDAKILEIGEGTSEVQRMLIARELGLPARA
- a CDS encoding hydroxymethylglutaryl-CoA lyase is translated as MRAPDPHPIAGLPGRVGVYEVGPRDGLQNEASPVSLATKLEFIERLASSGLSTIEATSFVSPRWVPQLADAGELYPLLPVRPGLRLPVLVPNQAGLDRAVAAGVSHIAVFGSATESFARRNLNRSVDESLRMFEPVVASAKSNGMWVRCYVSMCFGDPWEGPVEPGQVVGVCKRLMEMGCDELSVGDTIGVATPGQVHDLLDGLGSAGIATGQLAVHFHDTYGQALANTLAALEAGVATVDASAGGLGGCPYADSATGNLATEDLVWMLHGLGIDTGVDLESLVATSSWMAQKLGRPSPSRVVQALAGGAPALEDALEEP
- a CDS encoding biotin carboxylase N-terminal domain-containing protein, which produces MPIRSVLVANRGEISVRVARTLRSMGIRSVAVFTDADEDSLHRGMADAAFRIGGPAGYLDVGAVVGAAVASGADALHPGYGFLSENPALAEACTKAGVVFIGPSAETIRAMGDKINAKNIASAAGVPVVPGVSDRELDDTQLAEAALGIGLPVLFKPSAGGGGKGMRRVDSVEALPAAIAAARREAVAAFGDGALLVERFVARPRHIEIQVIADNHGAVLALGERECSLQRRHQKIVEETPSPLLDAATRSAMESAAVAVAKACGYSGAGTVEFIVSADTPGEFFFMEMNTRLQVEHPVTEMVRGIDLVEWQVRLASGDRLPWSDPPPASGHAVEARVYAEDPANGFLPSTGTIRLLREPEGEGVRVDSALSVGTKVGVSYDPMLAKVIAWGEDRDQALARLRWALGATAVAGVRTNVSFLHRLLADGDVVSGNLDTGLVDRVTPGLMSHDDHGRAAGAAAVVAEAIQRAASKSGDPWSLPDGWRVGGPVARASRWSVDDREIEDREIEVSVAGDPFSGAHVSWQGSGPVTARVFLEGDSSASIEFDGVAEQYLFAAEGDTMWICRAGESWELTRLHDAVGESRHRATAGGAVTSPMPGTVLAVHVKQGAAVRRGEPIVTVEAMKMEHVVAAPSDGMVSKVLVVEQQAVALGQPLAELATGDDR
- a CDS encoding carboxyl transferase domain-containing protein, which translates into the protein MATHAAAPQRESPMLSSAVDTRSRSFQHNHEHHAALAGELRRRLHSASLGGPNAARERHTARGKLLPRDRVEVLLDPGTPFLELSPLAAGGMYDDGCPAAGLITGVGVVSGRRCVIVANDATVKGGTYYPMTVKKHLRAQEVARQNRLPCIYLVDSGGAFLPAQDEVFPDRDHFGRIFYNQANLSAAGIAQVSAVLGSCTAGGAYVPAMSDENVIVANQGTIFLGGPPLVKAATGEVVTAEELGGGELHARRSGVTDHLAADDREALAMVRAIVATLPPPPVPAWSTGPVEEPRLDPGELYGVVSSDTRTPYDVHEVIGRIVDGSRFMEFKPEYGPTLVTGFARIWGHPVGIVANNGVLFSESALKGAHFIQLCDQRRIPLVFLQNITGFMVGREYEEGGIAKHGAKMVTAVACARVPKFTVIVGGSFGAGNYSMCGRAYSPRFLWTWPNARISVMGGEQAASVLATVANRDDSWTDEQTEDFKAPIREQYEQQGNPYYATARLWDDGIIDPVDTRRVLGLAIAAAGDAPIEPVGYGVFRM
- a CDS encoding AMP-binding protein; amino-acid sequence: MYARRHAQENPDQPAIVMAGTGAVTTFGEYEERCNQVTHLLRSAGLNRGDHVSVLMENCPQILEIQGAAERIGLYYTLVNSHLSPDEVAYIVTDSCSRVFFSSVAKSEIAEAAAEQCPKVERLFMAGADIARGRWEPYEDAIAAFPVDPVPDEAMGSAMLYSSGTTGHPKGIIRPLPEGTPEEQPDQTSYFRFVWGLRDNMVYLNPAPLYHSAPQRSVSLALSMGSTSVVMERFDPEDWLRLVERYRVTHCQMVPTMFTRLLRLPEDVRLRYDTSSLERIIHAAAPCPVPIKKAMIEWLGPILNEYYAATEGNGMTFCESREWLEHPGTVGRCLLGEMHILDEEGNECPTGVDGTVWFKGATNFEYFNDPAKTAENRSADGQMSTVGDVGHVDEEGYLYLTDRKTYMIISGGVNIYPQETENLLSTHPKVLDVAVIGVPNDDLGEEVKAVVQLVDPAEAGPETEAELIRFCREHVAHFKCPRSVDFVDELPRLPTGKLYKRLLRDKYWEGHRSSIV
- a CDS encoding VIT1/CCC1 transporter family protein, with translation MASALTGVRAFLTGRDPRATTRHRDVQGGGSRAAVLGAGDGLLTNVSLVLGVAGASAGASTVRLAGVAGLLAGAFSMAAGELISVRAQQELTQRELEVERQELRDEPEAERRELAGMFRARGLSAEEADVVSRILSTNHAVALDTHARMELGIDPNASGAAERAAVLSFLSFSLGAILPLLPWFFTRGAAAVVGSIVIGALAALTLGALIGALAGRSIPRTALRQIVVAAIAAGVTYGVGHLLGVSAT